Part of the Solwaraspora sp. WMMA2065 genome is shown below.
GATTTTTGTGCGGAACACCGGCAAGCTCTGTTTCGCGACGCTGCGTGAGGGTGATGGCACCGAGTTGCAGGTGATGCTGTCCCGGGATCGGGTCGGTGCCGAGCGGCTGGAGGACTGGAAGCGGCTGGTCGACATCGGCGACCACGTGGGGGTGGCCGGCGAGGTGATCACCAGCCGTCGGGGTGAGCTCTCGGTGCTCGCCGACTCGTGGCAGATGACCGCCAAGGCGCTGCGTCCGCTGCCGGTGGCGCACAGGCCGTTGAGTGAGGAGGCCCGGGTCCGGCAGCGGTACGTCGACCTGATCGTCCGTCCGGAGGCGCGTCGGACCGTGCGAACCCGGGCGACGGTGCTGCGTACCCTGCGCGACTCCTTCCACCAGCGGGGGTTCACCGAGGTGGAGACGCCGATGCTGCAGGTGCTGCACGGGGGCGCAGCGGCCCGGCCGTTCGTCACGCACAGCAACGCTCTTGATGTCGATCTGTATCTGCGAATCGCTCCCGAGCTATTCCTCAAGCGCTGCGTGGTCGGCGGCATCGACCGGGTGTTCGAGATCAACCGGAACTTCCGCAATGAGGGGGTTGACTCTTCGCACTCGCCTGAGTTCGCCATGTTGGAGACCTACGAGGCGTACGGGGACTACGACACCATGGCGCGGCTGACCCGGGATCTGGTACAGGAGTGCGCCAGCGCGATCAGTGGGTCACATGTGGTGATCCACGCCGACGGGTCGGAGTTCGACCTTGGTGGCCAGTGGCGTACGGTGACTCTGTACGGAGTGTTGTCAGAAGCTCTCGGTGAGGAAGTCACTGTACGGACCGACCGAGCGCAGTTGCTACGTTACGCCGAGAAGTTCGATGTCGCCGTGGACCCGAAGTGGGGTCCGGGCAAGCTGGCGGAGGAACTCTTCGAGGAATTGGTCGTGCCGACTCTGCTCCAGCCGACCTTCGTGCGGGACTACCCGGTGGAGACCAGCCCGCTGACCCGGGCGCACCGCGTCGAGCAGGGGTTGGCCGAGAAGTGGGACCTCTATGTGCGCGGCGTCGAGCTGGCC
Proteins encoded:
- the lysS gene encoding lysine--tRNA ligase is translated as MTEHVTVPDDSAADLPEQMRVRREKRDRLLAQGAEPYPVGFPRTTSLAQLRQRFGDLPIDTATGEQAAVTGRVIFVRNTGKLCFATLREGDGTELQVMLSRDRVGAERLEDWKRLVDIGDHVGVAGEVITSRRGELSVLADSWQMTAKALRPLPVAHRPLSEEARVRQRYVDLIVRPEARRTVRTRATVLRTLRDSFHQRGFTEVETPMLQVLHGGAAARPFVTHSNALDVDLYLRIAPELFLKRCVVGGIDRVFEINRNFRNEGVDSSHSPEFAMLETYEAYGDYDTMARLTRDLVQECASAISGSHVVIHADGSEFDLGGQWRTVTLYGVLSEALGEEVTVRTDRAQLLRYAEKFDVAVDPKWGPGKLAEELFEELVVPTLLQPTFVRDYPVETSPLTRAHRVEQGLAEKWDLYVRGVELATAYSELVDPVVQRERLVAQARLAAGGDPEAMRLDEDFLRAMEYGMPPAGGMGMGIDRLLMALTGLGIRETILFPLVRPE